GGCGGTGTCGACCAGGTCGTAGCTGGTCATGCCGACGTGCACCCAGCGGGCCGAGGACTCGGGCATGTCCTCGCAGTAGGCGGCCAGGAAGGACAGCACCTCGTGGTCGCGCTGCCGCTGGATCTCGATGACCTTCTCCGGCGTCGGGACGGGCGCCCGGCGCATGTCGTCGAGCACCTCGGCGGGCACCCGGCCCAGCTTGACCTGGGCCTCGGTGGCGAGGATCTCGACGCGTACGTAGGTTTCGTAGCGGAACTCGTCCGAGAGGAGCGCCGCCATCTCGGGGAGCGTGAAACGAGGGATCATCAGAGGCCTTCGTCGGGTGGGGAACGGTCCGGTCGTCGTGACGGTGCAGCGCCGCCGCGGGGTCAGAAGGCCGCGAAGTACTCGCGCTGCTCCCACTCGGTGACCTGGCCCGGCGCCGGGGACGCGCCCAGCGCCCAGGCCTCGTAGCGGCGCACCTCGCTCTCCTTGAGCTTGGTGAGGACGGCGGTCAGCGGGTCGCCGAGCAGCTTGGCCGCGCGCCCGGTGCGGAAGGCCTCCAGGGCCTCGCGCAGGGACTGCGGGACGGTGTCCGAGCCCTCGCGGGGCCCGTCGGCCGCGCCCCCCGCGAGCCCGTCCAGGCCCTCGAGGCCGGCGAAGAGCTGGGCGGCGACGTTCAGGTACGGGTTCGCGCTCGGCTCGCCGATGCGGTTCTCGATGTGTGCTCCGGCCCCCGAGCCGACCACGCGCAGCATGGCCGTGCGCGACTCCAGACTCAGGCCCACCCGGGTCGGGGACAGGGCGTGCTGCGTGCCCAGGCGCTGGTAGCCGTTGACCGTGGGCACCGACAGCAGGAACAGGTCGCGCAGCCAGTCCTGCAGGCCCTCGGCGTACGCCTTGCTCGTGGGGGAGAGGCCCACCGAGAGCCCCTCGGCGCCGAAGACGTTGCGGCCGGTGGCGGTCTCCAGGACGGACTGGTTCAGGTGCCAGCCGCTCGGGTCCGCCCCGGCGATCGCCGGCTGCGACATGAACGAGGCGTGCAGGCCCCGGGCCGCGCACCAGCGCTTGGTGAAGACGCGGAAGAACAGCATCGCGTCCGCCGTGTCCAGCGCCGACATGGGGTCGAAGGTGGTCTCCACCTGCCCGGGGCCCATCTCGTGCTCCATCGACCGCACGGGCAGTCCCAGGCCGAGCAGGGCGAGGGCCAGCGGGTCGGTGACCGGGGCCACCGTGTCGTACGCGGCGTCCAGGTTGAACTGGTAGCCCGCGTTCATCGCGGCCACCCTCGGGGCCGGGCCCTGCAGGCCGAAGCCGTTGCCCTCGTTGCCCGGCTCGTCGTCCAGGCGCCGCGCCAGGTACCACTCGACCTCCAGGCCGAGTACGGGCGTCAGCCCGCGGCCGGCGTAGCGGTCCAGCACCCGGTGCAGCACGTGCCGCGAGGACAGCGGGTGGGTGCGGCCGTCGCGCAGGTACTCGTCGCCGATCACCCAGGCCGTGCGCGCCCCCTCGCCGGGCAGCACCAGGAAGGTCAGCGGGTCGGGCACCAGCACGAAGTTGCCCAGGCCGGCGATCTCGTCGACGCCGGTGCCGTGCTCGCCCCGGTAGTCCACCGCCGTGGTGCAGGCGGTGTCCTTCAGGAACGGGCCGGGGCTGTAGTTCATGCCGTTGCGCAGCACCCCGCGGAAGGTGCGGGCGGTCAGGGTCTTGGAGCGCACCAGGCCGTGCGGGTCGCCCCACACCAGACGGACGAGGTCGATTCCGTCCAGCCCCGCCTCGATCTGCTCGGCGGCCGCCAGCCGGGCGTCGTCCCACAGCCCGTGCTCGGCGACGAACGCGTGGCTCCCGACGCTGCCCTCCACGGCAGGGGCCGACCATGACCTGGAATACATGACGGGGAGCGTCCTTTCGAGAAGGCCGACAGGGGGCGTCAGGAGGCGAAGCAGGTGGTCAGGGGGCCGGCCCGTCGGTACCCGGGGACGCCCCGGGACGCGGGCGGCCCGCGGGGCGCCGGCTAGGCGACCCGGGGCCGGGCCGGCTCCGGGCCGGCCGCGACCTCGACCGGCGTGCCGGTGACGGACGTCCAGTGCCAGGCCGAGTCGAAGGCCGTCACCCCGGCCTGCTCCCCCTGCTCGGCGAGCACGGCCGCCTGCTGCGTCATCCGGGCGATGAAGGCGGCCACCTGGTGCGCCGCGAGCATCTCCTGCTCGGTGTACGGCTCGCCGTCGGCGCGGACGATGCGCAGGTCCATGAACCCGTTGAAGGGCCGGCCGCACACCTCGACCGACTGGGGGCTGCGGATCGTGAAGCGCACCATGTTGTTGACGTGCCCGTGGTGGTGCTGGTCGGAGAAGTGGGCGATGTCGGGGATGGTGGGCGGCACGAAGTGGTCGCGCTCCAGCACCTTCTGGGTCCGCGGCAGGTTGCCGGCGATGAAGTGCCAGGAGTTGTACTGCATGCGCGAGGACATCGCCCAGGCGGTGTCGGCGAGCGTGGCGAGCGAGTCGCCGTAGTGCCGCCGGGCCTCCTGCGCGGGGACCACGCAGCAGAAGAAGTCCGTGATGCCCCAGGAACTGATCTCGTCCCAGGCCTCCGCGCGCAGCGCGCGGACCAGCTCGGGCAGCGACCGGATGCCCCGGCTCATCGAGAAGTCGGCCCCGAACGCGGCGGTGGTCGCGGCGACCGCCTCGTACACGACCGCCTCCAGACCGGTGCCGAACTCGCCGTGGGGCCGGGCCAGCCAGGCCGGGTCGGTGTCGTCGGCGAGCCGCAGCTCGGCCAGCCGGTCGCCGGCCACGGGCAGCGTGGCGCGCAAGTGGTCGGTGACCTGCCGGTCCCGGTCCGCGGCCACCTCGCCGTACGGGGCCGCGACCCGCTCCACCTTGTGGATCAGGGCGCCGTGGATCTCGCGGTACAGCTGGGCGGTGCGGGTCACCTCGGGGCGGTGCGTGCCCAGCGCCGTGGCCAGGGCCATCAGCGCGTCGATGCCCGCGTCGGGACCGGCCGCGGGGATCCGCTCCCCGCCCAGGGCCCCGTTGTAGTTGCGGCGGGTGTGCTCCAGCAGCCGGCTCACGTTGTCCGGGGTGAGCTGCGAGCCGTTGGCCTCTTCGATGCGGCCGTACCCGGCCGAGCGGATGAGCAGGCTGATGCCCACGACCAGCAGGGCGTCGTGGTCCGACCACAGGTCCAGCGGCAGGCCGGCCAGGCTGCCGAACACGCAGTCCGGGTGGCCCGGCCACAGCGTCTTGCCCACGACCGTGTTGGTGTCGCGGAAGTTCGTGTACTGCTTGTCCTCGATGTAGAGCATGAACGGGGCGGTGCGCTGCGCGCCCTCGGTCAGCTGCGCCAGCAGCGCCTCACGACCCTCGGGGCCCTGCTCCGCCAGCCAGCGGCGGCTGTCGGCCGTGTAGCGGTCGAACCGCTCCTGAGCCGTCGTCACCTCGCGCCGGTACTCGTCCAGGTGCCGCTGGGTCCACGGAACCCGCAGCACGCCGGCGACCAGCGTGTGCTGCTTGGCGAGCGGCTGCTGGGAGGGGACGCGGACGACGACCCGGCCGCCGGTGGTCAGGCCGATCTCACCGAGGAACACGGTGGGCTCGGCGTGCTCGGTGGGGTCGGCGACGGCTCCGGCCGGCTCCCGGACGTCCGCGGACAGGCCGGCGACGACCTTCAGCGCGGCGGCGTCCGCGGTGCGCAGACCGCCTTCCTGGACCTCCGCGGGCACGTGTCCGTCGAGCGTGAGCAGGGTGTCCAGGGCCGAGCGCATGTCGGCGGCGGCCGAGGTCTTGCGCCACACCCGGGCCAACAGCCCGGGAAACCCGGCGTCCTCCTCGCGCACCCGGTCCGGCTTGGGCGTGGCGCCGGCGGCCAGGCCAAGGCGGCTGGGCCGCCGGCTCTGGCGCTTGCGGGCGTTGGCGGCTCTACGGGAGCCTTCGCGGTCTACGGGCGCGGTCATGCGGCACCTTCCCCGGTGAGTGCGATGTGGCTCCACATCGCGTCGTCGGTGGGCGTCCAGTCCTCGTCGACATAGATGCAGTCGACCGGACACTCCAGGACGCAACGGGGGCAGCCCGAGCACAGCTCGGGGATGATCACGACGTCGAGCCCGCGGTCGAAGATCGCGCCGAACTCTTCGGGACAGCTGCGCAGGCAGGTGTCGCAGGTGATGCACTCGGACGTCTCGATGCGCCGCGGGGGCTTGGTCCAGTTGTCGGCGCGGCTGCGCGTGACGATCCGCAGGTCCCGCCCGGACCGCACATCTGACGAAGCGTTGTTTTCCACGGGCATGGACCCCTTTAGACGTCGTGTCGATGAAGGCTCGAACGGACGCTCCGAGCATCCGGGGTTCCTCTCGACCAACTCCTGAACCCCGGTCGGGGCGTGCTGGAGCGTCACGTCCGGCCGTGCGGCCGCGTCGACAGCGCCGCCGGAGCCCGGGGAGGCGTCCGGAACAGGCGCGTTCCCTGGAACCGCCGGCTCCGGATCGCGAGCGGCACTCGAGCTGAGCGCGATGTGCACACGTCAGGCTGCTGATCGGCCTACACGTGGTGAGGTGCGTATGGATACGGCAGTCGAAAGGGCCATCGAGTTCATCCGGGAGCACTACGGTGAGCCCCTGGCCCTTGCACGGATCGCGGAAAGCGCTCTGCTCAGCCGGTTCTATTTCACGCGGCTGTTCAAAGAGGAGACCGGGCTCACCCCGGGCAGGTTCCTGGCCGCGGTCCGCATCCACGAGGCCAAGCGGCTGATCGAGCAGACCTCGATGAGCATCACCGCGGTGTCCTGCGCGGTCGGATACAACAGTCTCGGCTCGTTCACGAACTACTTCACGGCCAGCGTCGGAGTGTCCCCCGGCCGGTTCCGCCGGCTGGTGCGGGACGGGGGAGCCGGCCTGCCGGTGCCGGAGCCCGTCCCGTGGCAGGGCCGGGGCACGATCGGCGGAACCGTCGGTCTGCCCGCGGGCCATGGGAACGCGCGCGTGTTCCTGGGTGCCTTCGCCACGCCCGTCGTCCAGCACCCGTGTGTCGCCTCGGCCGTCTTCGACGTACCGAGCGGCCGGCCGTCCTGCTACTCCCTGAAGGACGTACCCGAAGGGAATTGGCACCTGCTCGCGGTGGCGGTGTCCGACGGCCTCGGGCCCGACCGCGCGGCCTGCCGGACCCCGCTCGTCGGGGGGCACGGCGTGCTGCCCGTGACGGTGACCGCCGACGGCGTCACGAGCGCGGCGGTCCGGCTGCGCCCGAGCCGGCCGACCGATACGCCGGTCCTGCTGGCGTTGCCCGAGCTCGTGCCCCCGGCCACCTTCGTGCCGCCCCCCGGATGTCCGTCCACCACCCCGCGTCAGGGCGCCGACGACCAGCGCCAGGCCGCGGGCCACCTCCGGCTGGTGTCCGCGGCACCGGTGCCGTGACGGGCGTGCCCGCGGTTCACGGCAACATGTCCTGCTTGGTCTTGAGCCCCTCGGCGAGCAGGCTCCACTCCTTGCCGATGCGCTCGGCGATCGGGGCGATGACGCCGAGCCAGTGGGCCGGGACCGCGTCGATCAGCTCCCGCCAGCCGTCGTCCGGCTCGGCGGCGTGCAGCTGCATCCAGCGGAGGAACTCCCGGCCGCCCGCGGTGTAGCGGATGGTGGGATCGGTGGCCATCTTCGCCGCCACCGTCGCCCAGGCCGGAACCTCGTCGGTGCGGTTCCTGCGCTGCGGCGCGCCGCCGATGCCCGGTGCCACCCGCAGCGGCACAGGGGCCGCGCCAACGGATTCGGCGCCGCCGGGAACCTCGGAGGCTGACCGCGGCGGTTCCCCGGCCGGCGGTACGGACCGCACGGGTGGGACGGAGTGGGCGGGGTGGACGGATCGCAGGGGCTGCGGCGCCGCGTCGGGTGTCCGGCAGCCGCTGCGCTCGGGGCTTTCGCCACGCCGCAGCCGGGAGCTCACGTCGTGGACCGTGCCGAGCGACACGTCGGTCTCCCGGGCGACCTGCCGGAGCGGGGCGTGCGGGTGCGCGGCGATGTACTCGGCGGCTCGCCGCCGGCCCTCGCCCGGGCCCACCGGACGCCGCCTGCCGTCCCGGCCGATGCGCTTGCCGTCGAGCGGTGTTCCCTCACCCGGCTGCTCGCGCATCGACGCGATCGTCTTCGCGCTCAGCCCGGTGATGCGGGCGACGGCACGGTCGGACCAGTCAGGGTGGGAACCCAGGACTCGCCGGGCTCCGGACACGCGGTCGGCCTTCGACAGGGGCAGTCCGTGCGAGCCGTTCGCCTTCATGGCGATGACGAGCGCCTCGGAGTTCGAACAGTCGACGAAGCGCGCCTTGATGCTGCTGTCGCCGCGCAGCTTGGCGACTTCCAGCCGGTGCAGGCCGTCGATGATGCGGTAGCCGTCGATCTGGACCAGGACGGGCGGCAGTTCCGCCGAGCCGGCCGCGTCGACGAGAAGCTGGATGTGCGCGGCGTCCGTGCCGCTCTGGCGCAGAGACACGCCCGCCGACAGAGCGCTGACGAGGACGTCGCGGGCGGGAAGCTGCTCGAGGTTCTTCAGATCGAATTCGCTGCGGGCCGACTCGTCGACGCTCTCCGCTCTGACGGAGCCGAACGCGTTCGTGATCAAGATGGCCTGTGCGCTGCTCTGAGCCATTCCTTGACTTCCTCTCTGATGCCGCTGCCGATGAGCGTCGCAGGAGGGGCTCTAGTCGCAGTCGAGGGGAGATTGACTTTTCGTGGACACGCAGAACAGCGGGTGCCCGCCGGTCCGGCGGGCACCCGCTGCCGGTGCGGCGGGGCCGCGAGGTCGTTCGCGGCGGCTTTCGGCTCGATATGAGCGGGGGAAAGCGGTCCCCGTCTGTGGTATCAGGAGGGTCATTCCGTTCAGTAGCTGCCGGCCTGCCGGGTTTTGAACGATGGCCGCCGCTTTACGCACACGGCTATTTTATTGCCGTGGCGACCCTCCGCGGAAGCGGTTGTTTCATCTGCCTATTTTCCTCAGTTGAACCCGGAAACCCGTGAAGGTGGTTATGAAATCATTCGTGAATGATTCGGCGAGCACGGGGCGGCCGGTGATCGGGATCTGTGCGCGGACCGCGCCGGTCACGTTCCAGGGCGACGACATGGTCGTCAGCTTCGCGCTCCAGGCCCACCTGGGCTTCCTGGCCGCGGCGGGCTGCACGCCCCTGCTGCTTCCGCTGCTGCCCGGCGTCGAAGCCATGGCGGACCGGATCGACGGCCTGCTGATCCCGGGTGGCCCCGATGTGGATCCGTCGCTGTACGGCGAGGACCCGCACCCCGGCACGCGGGCGATGACCCCGGACGCCGACCGCGCCGAGCTGGCGCTGATCCGGGCGGTCCTGGACGCCGAGCTGCCCGTGCTGGCCATCTGCCGCGGCATGCAGCTGCTCAACGTGCTGCACGGAGGCTCGCTGCACCAGCACCTGCCCGAGGTCACGGGCCACGACGGCCACCGCCCGAACACGCCGTCCTTCACCCTCGGCGCCCACCCGTTGAAGCTGGAGCCGGGCAGCCGGATCGCCGGTGTCCTCGACGAGGACGCGCCGGAGACGGCCTGCCATCACCACCAGGCCGTCAACCGGCTCGGTGCCGGCCTCACCGTCACCGGCTGGGCCGAGGACGGGACCGTCGAGGCCATCGAAGTCACGGATCGCCCCTTCGCCGTAGGCGTGCAATGGGAGGCGGGATTCACGCCCGACCAACGACTCCATCACGCACTCGTGCAAGCCGCCCGGCGTCCGTAAATCGACTGTCCGTCGAATTTCACAAGATTCCAGCCCCTCAGGATTTCCGTTTCCCGGGATCAGCGCCGCATCAGCCCTGGATGGCAGATTCGGCCATGATCACTCCTGAGGGGTTGGGGCGTATGTGTCGAATTACAAGGAAATTTTAGGAACGAAGCTCAGCGGTTCCTGATGGCTCCAGCCGGTTTCGAGCCGATTCAAAGACCCCGTTGCCACGCTGTGAGCGCCGTGCATTCAGAAGGGGTATTCATGAAAAAGCTCGCATTGGTCACTGCGGTGATCGTGACAGGCCTGTTGGTTCAGGCCGTCGCCCCCGTGGCGGTGGCCGAGGAGGCTGCCGCGCCGGCCACTGGAACGATCGCCTGGTCGCCGTGTCCCGACCCCGACCCGAACCTCGGCGCACTGCTCAAGGGCCTGGAGTGCGGCACGCTGGAGGTACCGCTCGACTACGCCCAGCCCGGCGGCCAGAAGATCAAGGTGGCGCTGACCCGCGCCAAGCACACCGTCGCCGAAGACCAGTACAAGGGCGTCGTGCTGCTGCACCGCGGCCAGTGGCCCGGCCCGATCAGCCGCGACATGCCCACCCGGTACGCCAAGGGCACGAGCGGGCTGGCGAAGGACGTCGGCCCCGCCTACGACTGGATCGGCCTGGACCCGCGCGGCGTCGGGGCCAGCGAGCCGTCGATCGTGTGCGACGCGTCCTACATCAACCCGCTGCTGCCCGACCCCGTGCCGAAGACGGCCGCGGACGAGCAGGCGTCGGTGGCCCGTGCCCAGGCGTACGCCAAGAGCTGCGGCGACAAGTACGGCGACACGCTCAAGCACTTCACCACCAAGGACTCCGCGCGCGACCTCGACCAGATACGGATCGCGCTGGGCCAGGAGCAGATCAGCTACTACGGGATCGACTGGGGCGCCTACCTCGGCTCGGTCTACGCGTCGATGTACCCGACCCGGGTGAAGCGCATGATGCTCGACAGTGTGCCCAGCCCCAGCGGCGTGGGCTACCAGAACCAGATGGCCAAGAACTTCACGGCCGAGCACACCGGCGGGCTCTTCTTCGCCTGGGTCGCCAAGTACGACTCCGTCTACCACCTGGGTACGACCGCGGAACAGGTCGAGGAGAAGTACTACGAGGCCCTGGACACCCTCCGTGCGACGCCCGTCGACGGCAGGATCGGACCGGGCGAGTGGACGAACGTCTTCGAGCAGGTCGTCTACCGCAGCTGGACCTGGGTGAGCCGCGCGAAGATCCTCTCCGACTTCGTGGTGCGCGGTGACGCGACGGCGCTGCGGACCGACTCCCCGACCCCGGGCTTCCCGCAGCAGAACCGCGTCGCGATGACCAACGCGGTCAACTGCTCCGAAGGCCCGTGGCCGAAGAACTGGAACGTCTGGAGCGCCACCCTGGCCGGCCAGTACGCCGCCGGGAACAAGATCCTGACCTGGAACAACGCCTGGTACAGCGCGCCGTGCGCTTTCTGGCCGACGCAGTCGCAGGCCCCGGCGCAGGTCGGCAACAGCAACGTCAACATTCTGCTGGTGCAGCCGCAGTACGACCCCTCGCACGGGATGTTCGGCGCCCTCGACATGCGCATCCGGTTCCCCAACTCCCGTCTCATCGTGGAGCTGGGAGGCCACAACCTCGGCTCGACGCTGACGGCCAACAACAACGCCTGCCTCAACACCTACGCCAGTGACTACTTCCGGGACGGCACCCGTCCCACCTCGTGGTGGGGCATCGACGCCACCTGCCAGGCGGCCGCGGACCCGGTGCCGCCGACCACCTGACCCTCAGCCGAACGGGCCCCGCATGGTCACCATGCGGGGCCCGCCGCGTTTCCTCAGCGCGTCGCGGAGACCGGCCGGTGTGCGTCGGGCTGCTCGGCCTGCTTGGCCGGCTTCGCCCGCCAGGCTCGCCCGGTGTCCGCGGTCGCGGCGGTGACCAGGACCGTGATGCCGGCGACCGCGAGGGCCGCGGGCAGCGGGCCCGCGAGGTCGCACAGCGCGCCCATGACGAGGATGGACACCGCCACGCCCGAGGGCAGCAGCGTGGCCCGCAGCGTCACCACCGACGGGAGCTCCTCATCGGATGCCGAGGCCAGCAGCCGGTTGTTGTAGTGGACGAAGGCCATCTCGAAGAGCACCAGGAACAGTGCGTACAGCGCGATCGTCGGCACCGTCCGGCCGACCGCCACCGCCGCCACCAAGGGCACCATGGGCAGCAGCACCCATGTGGTCGAGGGCACGTGCGCGAGGTACCGCTGGGCCGGCAGGGCGGCGAGGGAGCCGGCGAAGACGGCGACCGCCGACACCGCGACGAACACCCCCACCAGGCGGGTTCCGCCGCCCAGCAGGTGGAGCGGGATCACGGTGACGGCCACCGTGTGGAAGCCCTGCCAGAACGCCACCAGGAGGAAGCGGCTGAAGAGCCGGCGCAGTACGGGGTCCTGGACGCGCAGGCGCGCGCCGGTCTTGGAGGCCGCGCCGTCCTTGGCGCCGGCCACGGCTCCCCCGGGAGTCGACGGCAGAGCCCAGGCGAGGAGCGCCGAGAGCGCCAGCGTGGCCGCGTTCACCGCGATCAGGCCCCGCAGCGACAGGACCGACGAGGCCGGCCCCGCCAGCGCTGCCCCGACGCTGACACCGGTCAACTTGCAGATCTCCGCTACGGTGTTGGCGTGGTCGAGCCGCTGCGACGGGACCACGTTGCGCAGGAGGACCGAGGTGGCCGAGCGGGTGACCGCTTCGAAGAACCCGCGGACGACCACGACGGAGACGGCCACCACGAGGAGCGCCCCGCCCGGCGCCAGGAGCGCGGCCGCGGTCACCAGCAGGCCCGCCGCCTCGGCCAGCCGGACGAGGCCTTCCGGGGCACGCTTGCTGAGCAGCCGGTTGAGCGGAGCGGCCAGCAGTAGCGCGGGTAACCACGGCGCGCTGAGCACGGCTCCCGCGAGCAGTCCCGACCCGGTGGTCGACCCCACGTGCGTGGACAGGGCCACGAGGACCAGGAAATTGCCGCACGTATTGACGAACAGCAGTACGGGCGTGATATGCGGCGAGCGAACGCTCGCGAAATAAGATGTCATCAGCTCTTCCTTCCGGGATCGGAGGATGGCAGAGCTGAACGGATTTCGGCGAGCGGTGGGTCTGTCTATGTTGAACTCATGACAGCAGACAATCAGAGCAGCCAGAGCAGTCAGAGAAGTCGGAACAATCCGTGCGTCGTGATGGTCGACGCCTACGCCGCGGCCCGTTCGCTCGTTCTGGAATTCCTGAAGCAGGGGTGTTCCGTCGTCCGTGTTCAGAGCACGCGTGACGTGCCGTTCGTCTACCTCAAGTCGCCGCACGTCCCGGACGATTTCATCGCCGACATCATCCACGAGGGAGATCTCGCGGCCACGGCCGACGCCGTCGCGGGGTTTTCGCCGATCGCGGTGATCTCGGGCGGCGAGGTCGGGGTGGAACTCGCGGACCTGCTCGCGCAGCGCCTCGGGCTGCCGGGCAACGGCACCGCCCTCAGCACCGCGCGGCGCGACAAGCACCTCATGATCGAGACCGTGCGCGCGGCCGGGCTCCGCGCCGCCCGTCAGCTGCGGGCCACCGATGCGGACGAGCTCGCCGCCTGGCACCGCGAGCTCGGCGGCCGCGTCGTCCTCAAGCCGCCGCGGAGCGCGGGCAGCCAGGGGGTCTCCTTCTGCGACTCCCCGGAGGAGTCCGTCGCGGCGTTCCTGTCCCTGGCCGACGCCGACGACGTCTTCTCCCAGCCCAACAACGGGGCCGTGGCGCAGGAGTACCTTCCGGGCACCGAGTACATGGTGAACACCGTCAGCCGCGACGGCCGCCACCACCTGTGCGACGTCTGGCGGACCACCCGGGTCAGCGCCAACGGCGTCGTCGACCTCTGCGACGCCCTCCTCCTGATCGATTCGGGGGAGCGGGTCGTGGAGTCGCTCAGGGAGTACGCCTTCCGGGTCCTGGACGCCCTGGGCATCGAGCACGGCCCGGCGCACGTGGAGATCAGGATGACCCCCGGCGGTCCGTGCCTGGTGGAGGTGGGTGCCCGGATAGCCGGCGGCGGCATCCCGGCCGGTGCGAGCCTGGGCATCGGCGAGTCGCAGCTGGAGTGGACGGTCGACGCGTACCTGAGTCCCGAGCGGTTCCACGCCCGCGCCGGAACCCCGTACGAGGTGCGCAAGTACTGCGCGATCGCCGGCATGGTCTCGCCGGTGGAGGGCGTGCTCAGCGAGTACCGCGGAATCGAGCGGATCGAGGTGCTGGAGAGCTTCCGCACCCTGCTGACCCCGGTGAAGCCCGGTCAGGAGATCCGCCGGACGGTCGACGACCTCAGCTACCCGGTCATCGTGACGCTGCTGCACGACCTCGAAGAGGTCGTGCAGCGCGACCTGAACACGATCCGCCACCTCGACGGCACCGGGTTCTACGTCCTCGACCACGGGGGCGAGCACCGGAACTCAACGTTCGACTGAGGATCTGCCGCGGTCGAACGTCACACCGGAGCCGCGGCCGGCTCCCACCGGGCCCAGGACGGGCGCGGCACCTTGTAGACGAAGCTGACGGCGGTACGGGGCTCCGTCGCCGTCGTGTTGGGCGCCGAACGGTGCACCACCAGGCCGTCGAACATGACGGCCGAACCGGGCTCGAGGGGCACGGCGACCGGCTCGGCCGTACGGGGCAGGTGCGCGTCCGCGATGTGCGGCTCGACCGCGTTGTCCAGCGGCGCCTCGCCCGGCAGCCGCTCACGGTCCCCGCCGTGCGGGAACAGCCCGAGCGCGTGGGAACCGGGGATGAACTCGAGGCAGCCGTTGCGCGTGGTCGCCGGTTCGAGCGCGATCCAGATCGTCACGATGCCGTGCTCCTCGGCGCCGAAGCCGGGCGGCGCGAAGGCGATGTCCTGGTGCCAGGGCTTGGCCGAGCCCACGACGGGCGGCTTGGCCCACAGGAACGCGTTGACCAGCTCGCCCGGGGCGCCGACGCCCCGGGCGACCGGCCCGTCGGCCAGGCCCAGCGAGCGCTGCACGGCGTCGAACTCCGGGACGTGCTCATGGATGCGGTCGGCCGACCGGAGCACCCCCTGGAGGGCGCCGGCCCCCTGCTGCCAGGCCGCCCATCCGCCGACGCCGGGCGCCTCCAGGACGAACTCCCCGCTGGAGGCCGTGCGGTCGGCGGCGAGCTCCTCGATCCGGCCGACCGCACGCCGGAGCCGGGCGAGCGCGTCGCCGGTCGCGAGCCCCGGGAGCCGTGTGAACCCGTTCTCCCGTATGTCCCGGGAAGCGGTGTCAACCATTCTTTCCTCCTTCTCTGAACGCCAAGATCGCAATGAACTTACCCTCAGGTTATCGAGGAATGCTCTTTTCCTGGTTCACCGTTGCGGCACCTCCAGGGAACTGCCTAATGTTTGAGTCGTGAAGCCGAGAGGCGACACAGGAACCAACTCGAATCCCCTGTGCGAAAGGAGCAAAACAATGAGCGACCGTGACTTCATCGAGACCCGTGACGCCAAGCAGGAATGCTCCAAGTGGTAATGCACTGAGCCACGAATTAGCCGCCCGTACGGGATCAATTCCGTACGGGCGGCTCGTCGTCCGAGAGAGGTAGAGATGGTAGGCAATCAGGTTTCAGGCGTCATCGACGTTCCCGCCGACCTGCTGGTGATCGACGATTCCACCGACGCCCGCTACTGGGCATCGGTGCAGCGCGTCGTGGACCTGGCCGAGGAGAAGGGCCGGGCCACCGACGGGATACCGCTGCTGGCGAGCCTCGTGGTCGCCCACCCCGAGTGGCCCGTGCGCGCGGGCGCGGTGCGGCTGCTGGCCGCGCACCACGCGGGCGCCCCCGCGGCCGACACCGCCGTGGCTTCCGCGACGCACGACACGGTCGACTGGGTCGCGTTCACCGCGCTCAAGGTCATCACGGAGTACCGGATCGCCGCCGCCGTGCCCGACCTCATCCGCATCTCCGGCTGGCCCAGCAACTTCACCCGCCCCGACTGGGCGCGCAAGCCCGTCGGTTGCGGCGCGGCGCTCACCAAGCGCGCCCTGATCGCCGTCTTCGGCACCCGCGACCCCGCCGAA
This portion of the Streptomyces sp. NBC_01244 genome encodes:
- a CDS encoding alpha/beta fold hydrolase — its product is MKKLALVTAVIVTGLLVQAVAPVAVAEEAAAPATGTIAWSPCPDPDPNLGALLKGLECGTLEVPLDYAQPGGQKIKVALTRAKHTVAEDQYKGVVLLHRGQWPGPISRDMPTRYAKGTSGLAKDVGPAYDWIGLDPRGVGASEPSIVCDASYINPLLPDPVPKTAADEQASVARAQAYAKSCGDKYGDTLKHFTTKDSARDLDQIRIALGQEQISYYGIDWGAYLGSVYASMYPTRVKRMMLDSVPSPSGVGYQNQMAKNFTAEHTGGLFFAWVAKYDSVYHLGTTAEQVEEKYYEALDTLRATPVDGRIGPGEWTNVFEQVVYRSWTWVSRAKILSDFVVRGDATALRTDSPTPGFPQQNRVAMTNAVNCSEGPWPKNWNVWSATLAGQYAAGNKILTWNNAWYSAPCAFWPTQSQAPAQVGNSNVNILLVQPQYDPSHGMFGALDMRIRFPNSRLIVELGGHNLGSTLTANNNACLNTYASDYFRDGTRPTSWWGIDATCQAAADPVPPTT
- a CDS encoding phytanoyl-CoA dioxygenase family protein, which codes for MVDTASRDIRENGFTRLPGLATGDALARLRRAVGRIEELAADRTASSGEFVLEAPGVGGWAAWQQGAGALQGVLRSADRIHEHVPEFDAVQRSLGLADGPVARGVGAPGELVNAFLWAKPPVVGSAKPWHQDIAFAPPGFGAEEHGIVTIWIALEPATTRNGCLEFIPGSHALGLFPHGGDRERLPGEAPLDNAVEPHIADAHLPRTAEPVAVPLEPGSAVMFDGLVVHRSAPNTTATEPRTAVSFVYKVPRPSWARWEPAAAPV
- a CDS encoding MFS transporter, with translation MTSYFASVRSPHITPVLLFVNTCGNFLVLVALSTHVGSTTGSGLLAGAVLSAPWLPALLLAAPLNRLLSKRAPEGLVRLAEAAGLLVTAAALLAPGGALLVVAVSVVVVRGFFEAVTRSATSVLLRNVVPSQRLDHANTVAEICKLTGVSVGAALAGPASSVLSLRGLIAVNAATLALSALLAWALPSTPGGAVAGAKDGAASKTGARLRVQDPVLRRLFSRFLLVAFWQGFHTVAVTVIPLHLLGGGTRLVGVFVAVSAVAVFAGSLAALPAQRYLAHVPSTTWVLLPMVPLVAAVAVGRTVPTIALYALFLVLFEMAFVHYNNRLLASASDEELPSVVTLRATLLPSGVAVSILVMGALCDLAGPLPAALAVAGITVLVTAATADTGRAWRAKPAKQAEQPDAHRPVSATR
- a CDS encoding ATP-grasp domain-containing protein — encoded protein: MTADNQSSQSSQRSRNNPCVVMVDAYAAARSLVLEFLKQGCSVVRVQSTRDVPFVYLKSPHVPDDFIADIIHEGDLAATADAVAGFSPIAVISGGEVGVELADLLAQRLGLPGNGTALSTARRDKHLMIETVRAAGLRAARQLRATDADELAAWHRELGGRVVLKPPRSAGSQGVSFCDSPEESVAAFLSLADADDVFSQPNNGAVAQEYLPGTEYMVNTVSRDGRHHLCDVWRTTRVSANGVVDLCDALLLIDSGERVVESLREYAFRVLDALGIEHGPAHVEIRMTPGGPCLVEVGARIAGGGIPAGASLGIGESQLEWTVDAYLSPERFHARAGTPYEVRKYCAIAGMVSPVEGVLSEYRGIERIEVLESFRTLLTPVKPGQEIRRTVDDLSYPVIVTLLHDLEEVVQRDLNTIRHLDGTGFYVLDHGGEHRNSTFD